Proteins co-encoded in one Neodiprion lecontei isolate iyNeoLeco1 chromosome 3, iyNeoLeco1.1, whole genome shotgun sequence genomic window:
- the LOC107216632 gene encoding transcription factor Adf-1 has product MSLVDDIQLIEEVKKYPLLFDTNIKGYKDNETKDTTWVKIASDLQVKPQEAKNRWRNLRDRFVREKKLISSENETDKAQKASPWPLLEHMSFMWNFIIHRRRYTMNAVKNEPKTYLPIAPKSDTAEWMISLDCDDNNKALHSKNDHESKSKRQKLLPCQEQSMEETPELYHVSNDTRSHSQKTDQCISSQSYVADEQHYFCMSVAETLRRFTQRQSAEAKLKIQQILYETEFSNANTAFEDAFIDAH; this is encoded by the exons ATGTCGCTGGTTGACGATATACAGCTAATTGAagaagttaaaaaatatccGTTGCTGTTTGACACTAATATTAAAGGTTATAAAGATAATGAAACGAAAGACACAACGTGGGTGAAAATTGCTTCGGACCTCCAGGTAAAAC CACAGGAAGCAAAGAACAGATGGCGAAATTTGAGGGACCGATTTGTGCGCGAAAAGAAGTTAATATCATCTGAAAATGAGACTGACAAAGCACAGAAAGCTAGTCCTTGGCCTTTGTTAGAGCACATGTCATTCATGTGGAATTTCATAATTCACAGGCGCAGATATACCATGAATGCTGTCAAAAATGAGCCAAAAACTTATTTACCTATTGCTCCAAAAAGCGACACAGCGGAATGGATGATATCTCTGGACTGTGATGACAATAACAAAGCTCTCCACAGTAAAAATGATCACGAATCAAAATCCAAAAGACAAAAGCTTCTTCCTTGTCAG GAACAATCTATGGAGGAAACACCAGAATTGTACCATGTTTCCAACGATACACGGAGTCACTCTCAGAAGACAGACCAGTGTATCAGTTCCCAATCTTACGTAGCTGACGAACAGCATTACTTTTGTATGTCAGTAGCGGAAACGTTACGCAGATTCACCCAGCGACAAAGTGCAGAGGcaaagttaaaaattcaacaaattttatatgAAACTGAGTTTAGCAATGCCAATACTGCTTTCGAAGATGCCTTCATAGATGCGCATTGA